In a genomic window of Sulfurisphaera tokodaii str. 7:
- a CDS encoding xanthine dehydrogenase family protein molybdopterin-binding subunit, which yields MKRLDVIDLIKGKGNYIDDYPFKGKYAVFVRSPYPHARIKKIDTSEAEKKGALVLTGKDIIARRVEAGEREGAGLSTMLMATNKALYVGQPVALVIANDPYEATDLAELIQVDYEPLEPIPNIEKALKGEVYVFDELRSNVVREQSFEFGKISNQGKELELDLYWSRSSGNPIETFGAIVIPTTQGLEIISNQQAGNFVISELEKALGVKVIHKNARQGGSFGSKFSLVRYLSVLAFASLKFKVPIKWIETRTEHLLASNSSGPERKFKIKAYYDSRGKVNFLDIHIWEDVGASLEAGQPFKPLGHLTGPYKIPGIRYTATLVATNKNPPGAFRGAGTPPHTWALERVMDAIADELGLDRAEVRKTNVIDSFPYDSGFAYYDSGNPSGLLEMALSRKDIFSMRDEKTGVGLALSTDPSTPSGSERVKLKIKNGKVVVGLGFGPEGQGNEHTAVLLVSKLLGIPTDLVTYEILDNNELTSSFGPGGSRMAAFTYGAISGAVEELKAKLKREAESLIGNAEYKDGYFLGEHGKIGITQFEGEEVTFTFSLQGKYRFNAYPFACDLAVVRIEDGKIKPIKHVVYIDPGNPIDEDLVKEQVIGGTAIGISIALYESYVYDDQGNLLTTSLADYGLPTALDLPEIEINIVPTPSPVTPGGVKGIGEIPVGVAAAAVTSAVEDVLKRRVKKVPIRLDDF from the coding sequence ATGAAAAGGTTAGATGTAATAGATTTAATTAAAGGAAAGGGAAATTACATAGATGACTATCCTTTTAAGGGTAAATATGCTGTATTTGTGAGAAGTCCTTATCCTCATGCAAGAATAAAGAAGATAGATACGAGTGAAGCCGAGAAAAAGGGGGCTTTGGTTTTAACTGGTAAAGATATTATTGCAAGAAGAGTAGAGGCAGGCGAAAGAGAAGGTGCAGGATTATCAACAATGTTAATGGCTACAAATAAGGCTTTATATGTTGGTCAGCCAGTAGCTTTGGTAATTGCTAATGATCCATATGAAGCCACAGATTTAGCAGAGTTAATACAGGTGGATTACGAGCCTCTAGAACCAATACCTAATATAGAGAAAGCGTTGAAGGGCGAAGTTTACGTATTTGATGAGTTAAGGAGTAACGTTGTAAGAGAGCAAAGTTTTGAGTTTGGTAAAATATCTAATCAAGGGAAAGAATTAGAGCTAGATTTGTATTGGTCTAGGAGTAGTGGAAATCCAATTGAAACTTTTGGAGCAATAGTTATTCCTACTACTCAAGGTTTAGAAATAATTTCAAATCAACAAGCTGGAAATTTTGTTATTTCCGAGTTAGAAAAAGCCTTAGGAGTTAAGGTGATACATAAAAATGCTAGACAAGGTGGTAGTTTCGGTTCTAAATTTTCTTTAGTTAGATACTTATCAGTATTAGCTTTCGCGTCGTTGAAATTTAAAGTACCAATAAAGTGGATAGAAACTAGAACTGAACATTTGTTAGCTTCAAATAGTAGTGGGCCAGAAAGAAAATTCAAAATTAAAGCCTATTATGATTCGCGCGGTAAAGTGAATTTCTTAGATATTCATATTTGGGAAGATGTAGGGGCATCATTAGAGGCTGGGCAACCATTTAAACCGTTAGGACATTTAACTGGCCCATATAAGATACCCGGGATTAGATACACTGCAACTTTAGTAGCCACGAATAAGAACCCACCTGGTGCATTTAGGGGTGCTGGTACACCTCCACATACATGGGCATTAGAAAGAGTTATGGATGCAATAGCTGATGAATTAGGTTTAGATAGGGCTGAGGTTAGAAAAACTAACGTGATCGACTCTTTCCCATATGATAGTGGATTTGCCTATTATGATTCTGGTAATCCTAGTGGGTTGCTTGAAATGGCATTATCAAGGAAGGATATATTCTCGATGAGGGATGAAAAAACTGGTGTTGGTTTAGCATTATCTACTGATCCTAGTACACCTTCTGGGAGCGAGAGAGTTAAGTTAAAAATAAAGAATGGTAAAGTCGTGGTAGGGTTAGGCTTTGGACCGGAAGGACAGGGAAATGAACATACAGCTGTTTTGTTAGTCTCGAAACTTCTTGGAATCCCAACAGATCTAGTGACTTATGAAATTTTAGATAATAATGAACTGACTTCATCCTTTGGTCCCGGTGGAAGTAGAATGGCTGCTTTCACTTATGGGGCTATAAGTGGTGCTGTAGAAGAGTTGAAGGCTAAGCTAAAAAGAGAAGCTGAGAGTCTTATAGGAAATGCTGAGTATAAAGATGGATACTTCCTTGGTGAACATGGTAAAATAGGAATTACGCAATTTGAGGGAGAAGAAGTAACTTTTACTTTCTCCCTTCAAGGGAAATATAGATTTAATGCATACCCATTTGCTTGTGATTTAGCTGTAGTTAGAATTGAAGATGGCAAAATTAAACCGATAAAGCATGTTGTTTATATAGATCCAGGTAATCCAATAGACGAAGATCTTGTAAAAGAACAAGTTATTGGCGGTACAGCAATAGGAATTTCTATCGCACTTTATGAATCTTACGTTTATGATGATCAGGGTAATTTATTAACTACCAGTTTAGCAGACTACGGTTTACCAACAGCATTAGATTTACCAGAAATCGAGATTAATATTGTACCAACACCTTCTCCAGTTACGCCAGGAGGCGTAAAAGGAATTGGTGAGATACCAGTTGGTGTTGCTGCTGCAGCTGTAACTAGTGCTGTAGAAGATGTTCTAAAGA
- a CDS encoding transglutaminase family protein, which produces MDYRVSYLSIYEYEADVVLNENILKIVPYDGDNQVLLKSEVGTIPRGYMTSYRDIFHNIVYKVKITEPHRRLEIYSHNVVKVDSKIIKTDYEFPYNYGFNEFLLPTKLVDPEPFTNIAKELTKGLKTLGEVIETIVKFVRDRLKYKAGATNVNTTAYEAFQIGYGVCQDYTHITLALLRALGIPARYVMGVVNDNPRATHAWVEVLTPGGTYIDVDPTRGKYYNLGYIKFAIGRDFSDVSPVVGTFVSSGRGWLKEVRIEVEKNDS; this is translated from the coding sequence ATGGATTATAGAGTGAGTTATTTAAGTATTTACGAATATGAAGCTGATGTTGTATTAAACGAAAACATATTAAAGATCGTCCCTTATGATGGTGATAACCAAGTATTGCTAAAGAGTGAAGTAGGTACAATACCTAGGGGTTATATGACTAGTTATAGAGATATATTTCATAATATTGTATATAAAGTAAAAATTACTGAACCACACAGAAGATTGGAAATATACTCACATAATGTAGTGAAAGTTGATAGTAAGATTATAAAGACTGATTACGAATTTCCTTATAATTATGGCTTTAATGAATTCTTATTACCTACAAAACTTGTTGATCCTGAACCATTTACGAATATAGCTAAAGAATTAACTAAAGGATTAAAAACATTGGGAGAAGTAATTGAAACAATAGTAAAGTTTGTTAGAGATAGATTAAAATATAAGGCTGGAGCAACTAACGTGAATACGACAGCTTATGAAGCTTTTCAAATTGGTTATGGGGTATGTCAAGACTACACTCACATTACTTTAGCATTACTAAGAGCTTTGGGTATACCAGCTAGATATGTTATGGGTGTAGTAAATGATAATCCTAGAGCAACGCATGCATGGGTCGAAGTCTTAACACCGGGTGGTACCTACATAGACGTGGATCCTACTAGAGGTAAATATTATAATCTTGGTTATATTAAATTTGCAATTGGTAGGGATTTTTCCGATGTAAGCCCAGTAGTTGGAACATTTGTAAGTTCAGGAAGAGGTTGGTTAAAAGAAGTTAGGATCGAGGTGGAAAAGAATGATTCCTAG
- a CDS encoding alpha-E domain-containing protein yields the protein MIPRSTAYKIYWAGRYLERIENMCRISLLALHNGVSLDNLAKEYGLKDGSEIFQYIKNSFVMLREDLRNFVDEKTLIEVNSLGFQIDSDVNDLEGYFIRILNDVNKLSQSLEIFFVKSKEELRIRAQEENEPELFGNKL from the coding sequence ATGATTCCTAGGAGTACTGCCTATAAAATATACTGGGCTGGAAGATATTTAGAAAGGATAGAAAATATGTGTAGAATATCTCTTTTAGCATTACATAATGGAGTTTCATTAGATAATTTAGCGAAAGAGTATGGTTTGAAAGACGGTAGTGAAATATTCCAATATATTAAAAATTCATTTGTCATGTTGAGAGAAGATTTAAGAAATTTTGTAGATGAGAAAACTTTAATAGAAGTCAATAGCTTAGGTTTTCAGATCGATTCAGATGTTAATGATTTAGAAGGGTACTTCATTAGAATTTTGAATGATGTTAATAAGCTCTCTCAATCTTTAGAGATCTTTTTTGTTAAATCGAAGGAGGAATTAAGGATAAGAGCTCAAGAGGAGAATGAACCCGAACTATTCGGAAATAAACTTTAA